Within the Miscanthus floridulus cultivar M001 chromosome 17, ASM1932011v1, whole genome shotgun sequence genome, the region GCGCAGGATATGGGGTGATCAAGGTCAGGCTGCACTGGAGAAGGCTAGCATATGCTTGCTTAACTGTGGTCCGACTGGAACAGAAGCGTTGAAGAACCTCGTGCTTGGAGGAATAGGAAGTGTGACTGTTGTTGATGGCTCCAAAGTTGAAGCATCTGATCTGGGGAACAATTTTCTGTGTAATTTCTTCGCTTTGTGATTCCACCTGTTCTTCTGAATTCATCCCCACGAAATTGATGGAACTCATATTCTGGGACCTTAAATTTGCATGCAGTGGATGAAGGATGTTTGGGGCAACCAAGAGCTAAATCTATATGTTCTTTCCTACAAGAGCTTAATGACACTGTTAAAGCCAAGTTTGTTGAGGAGTTTCCAGCTCATTTGATAGACACTAATCCATCGTTCTTTCCCCAGTTTACTGTTGTCATTGCTACTCAGGTGTGTTCTTCGGTCTACTTTTGAGATAAATTACAAGAGCATGATTAGTCTGCTGGTGCTAgctagaacttttgattttatgAACACTTATGTTTTACATGAAACAAAAATGTTTAAGAGATGAAACCAGCAAGAGGAATATTAGTAGATTTCATAGCTCTCAATAACCATACATGTCATCGCTCAATTTATGTTCTAATAAAGTTTATACATTGTGAAAGAAGTTTATATGAACGAATGATTCTTATTAACACTTTGAATGTCATGTCTCTCCTATGTACCAAAACTGCACTGTGCCATTTGTATTCTCAGTGCTTGTTTAAAGCATTAAGCCTTATTCGTGTAGTCAAGCTAGAAGAATGTCACATTTTGTTCTGGAACGAATTTGGATATTCAATATTGCTCTGTAACATCAACTTGGCTACTGTGTTGCTGTAGGTGTTCACCAGCTCACGCAGTTGGTGCTCTGCTCTTTTATCGCTGctccgccactgccgccgccgctccaccactGAGTGTTGCTTATCTTGTGAAAAATATGACCTGAAGGTTTAGTATTCCAATTGAACTGATTCAGGAAGCTCATGAATCCATCTTATTCCGGTAGCTGGTGGTCCCTCAATCACTAATCCACTAAGCATGCCTCAGCTTTTATTTTAGAGATGCGGTTGGCCGGTTTTGCATTAGATCTTTTTGGTTTCGGATAAATGTGCCAAATCTCCTGGCCTTTAAACGTTGCAAAGCTGTGCATATTTCTAACCGATGCTTAAATTATttattcaattacacttgatTGCTGAGCTCAAATTCACATGTTTTTTCCTAAACGAATTGCTCTAAACACATTGCTCGCATGCGTCTGGGTCCTTTGCCTATAGCCATTCCCTTATATTTTGTTATTCTTTTCTCAGTGTACTTTCAGAAATTTACAGAGCCAgaacaaagattttttttgtaAGGGTAACATGTAGCCTTTATTAAAGCACTTAGCCTGCAGGAAACATGTAACCTCCAATTTAAATTGTCATGCCAGTTTGTAAAAGGGATACTTTTATCTTGTAGTGTTGCTGCTCAAAGATATTTCTATCTTGTAGCGTTGCTGCTCTCAAGAGCTGATTAAAGGTGAAATCGATTTAGTTTGACTCCCAACACTTTTATTTAGCAATTGGTCTCAGCCACTCTGCACATCTGCTAACTTTGATTCAACTATTTTCTTGCCATCATATATGAGAGTACTATCCTCCATTAGTTTATTGTTGTGACTGCGCTTTGTTATAACTATAATTCAAAAAGAGAACTCTTTCGTACATATGTCTCCTGGTTACTCAGTAGCCGTCCAGTGGTGCACAAGTGCTGCTTCTGGCAAAGGAAAATTGTGATTCAAAAAATGGTTTGGTTTTGTAAGGTCAATTCTTACTCTTTATTATCACTGTACATTTTGCTAGATTCACTAGACTGCTCGTCAGCTATGCCCACCTCCACTACATCAATTCTTACATTTTCACTATTTTGCTCAAGTTCTACGGAATCTGTTCATTTTGCCTGTTAGCTCAGTTTACTTCTTTTCTTTCATAGTTCAGTTCACCAGGTAGCAGGTAGGAACAATTGTTTTCTTTGCATTCTGCTTACAAAGTATCACTCCTTCAGAGATTGTGCAATGGATAGAAGGTAAAAGTAGTGGTAATTTCCTTTCTTCTATTTGCACGTGTTAGCAGATCAAGATGATCTAGATGAACGGCATGATCCTGACTCTGATATGGAAGTGGATGATCACAAGGCTGTGGACGAGTCAGCgaggtctctctctccctccctccctctctagcCCCTTTCCTCTCTGAGTGACTGTACTCATTACGTTTTGGGTTTTATTTTTCATCCTGATGTGTGGCCCTCGTCAATTTTTGTAGGAGGAGCATTCTAGGTATAAATGTCGAGAGAATTTGGTGAAAATGAGACCAAAGTGCAGgtattttcattttcttttgcacTTCTGTTTGCTCGACTAATGTGATTATCTGCTGACATTCTTATTGATCTTGTATTGTGCAGGATGGTGGCAGAGTTGCATCTGATCATAGAGGACTGGAACCCATGGCACAAGACATTGGTTCCTCGAAGCAAGCTCCTGTAAGTGCCTAATTACATGGTTAAAGATAGACTAGTCAAAAGAAATTGGAATGGATGTCCACATTGTTACTTTTGTAATCATAACGTTCAACATATATTTCTTACTTATATGTTATTTGCTAGTAATTATATTTGTCATCTAGTTAAAATTGCCATAGACCATGCTCAATGCAGCCTAATTACACATTATGCAGCTCCAATCAAAGATATAAATCCATctaggtttgtcctaagtcaagcTTTTAACTTTGACTATAAATATCTAAATTATATAGATTAACAAGACAAGCTTGACATTACAACTTTACTAGACTCATTATAGAAACTACTTTTGTAATTCATTActcttttcatttgaaataatatGTTTTCAAAGATATTGGTGGTCAAtgctagagaagtttgactttttATGACTTAGGTCAAAGTTATAGATATATGTGATCGGAGGAAGTAACTATGACTTTTTGTTTGCCGGTTGTGTTGTCTTATACTCTTGTGCACCTTTATATGATGGCATATAAATTTATGCCCACACAGTCGATTAAAGCACGGGAGCAGCAACAACAATCGCAGCACCAGATCCAGATGCAGCAACTCTTGCTACAGAAGCATGCACAACAGCATCcgcaagagcagcagcagcaacggcGGCAGCAGAAGCAACAGTAGCGCAGTGAAAACACTGATTTTACAACTAGTGCCCAGAATGGTACTGTTGCTGTTTGTAACATACTTTTCCATCTTCGTTTTCATGCTTGGCAGGCTCTAATCAGGCGGGGAACAATTTGACCTTGAAAGGGTGGCCTCTCACAGTTAGTTCTTCATCTTTTCTCGGCTTCCAGTCACTTGCATTGTAAGTTATAATTGGAAGCAAGTTTGCCTATTATACATTTTTGTGCTCTTAAGACATGTGTCCTTTTGATCATAACTATTCAGGGTTTGATGTACTGTGCAAGACAAGATTGTATGCTATATATGTATTGATCTCCATGTGATGTATGTGTTTCTATATATTTATGTGATGGACCTTAAGCTTGAATCTGGGTATGATATGTGCTACATATTTTCTCAttgtatttattttttatatatatttatagtgtcCTATAGAACAATATGTCGCTATAAATACATGTACTGTTGGATGATCTGTcggtaaggctggataacgagctggctcggctcggctcgttctggctcgttaagataacgagctagctcggctcggctcattatcctaacgagccagaaagccagctcggctcggctcgttaaaagctcaagctggctcgttaagctcgcgagccaggtataaaaaatacacaaaatataatatttatatttatctaaagtttgagaataataataatataaaagaaatgcatctagaccagttactagtcaatttatagggtctagaccagttaccagtcaattgtaaagtgcaagacatgaagtaatacaaaaattaatataagttttgatacttttttcctggaagcttggctcgtttagctcgcgagcggctcgtgagctggctcgagttggctcgttatagctaacgagctaaaatcttggctcggctcggctcgttatcataacgagccgagccgagccgagtcgagccacccacgagccgagcgagctaacgagcttcgagtttttcgtccagccatATTTGTCGGTATATGCCTAGTAACAGAGCATCTGTCGCTAAAGAGTAGCAGtagactatctgtcgctaaaaaaattcagggcaacagactgtctgacgctaaagatttttagcgtCAGGACTTATAGCGTCTGcagaagtctgtcgctataactttttagcatCAGACTGTCTGTCGttgtagccgcttttagcgtcagaccgtccatcgctaatcttggtgttgtggtgtagtggctTTCGTTGTTTTTAATGTACAAACAAATTGTAATTTGGGTATCACGGTAGTCGAGTGGAGGGGGTAACACACGAAGTATGTTTATACTAGGTCAAGTAtgggtaccctacgtccagtgcAGATGATGATCTTTATTACTTGTGCAATGTGCGCTTGAGGTGGAACATGTCACA harbors:
- the LOC136515043 gene encoding probable histone deacetylase 19, with the protein product MSAPTRSEEEEAGEKNRKSQLTRLIPCCSIPPSSRTADQDDLDERHDPDSDMEVDDHKAVDESARRSILGINVERIW